From the Maioricimonas rarisocia genome, one window contains:
- a CDS encoding class I SAM-dependent methyltransferase: MQRFEGGVLPAIPGGWTSRTIPAAGREFRLVLPADPDAMLDDPAVLAANEVNDYMPYWSYLWPAASIMCDALRAADWPPGTEVIELGAGVGLVGLAALSLGWRVTFSDYDETALELCRINATANGFPEVGTLNFDWRAPIDRQFPVILGCEIIYDAHTHDAVLDVIERMLPPGGVCWLGDPGRSQAPRFAKKAEDAGFRVQVRNEQGLPDPDASVDGFRIYELRRVPA; encoded by the coding sequence ATGCAGCGGTTTGAAGGGGGCGTTCTGCCGGCAATTCCCGGCGGCTGGACATCCCGCACCATTCCAGCGGCCGGCCGCGAGTTCAGGCTCGTGCTTCCGGCCGATCCCGATGCGATGCTCGACGATCCAGCGGTCCTCGCGGCGAACGAAGTCAACGACTATATGCCGTACTGGTCGTACCTGTGGCCTGCCGCTTCGATCATGTGCGACGCCCTGCGGGCTGCCGACTGGCCCCCCGGGACCGAAGTGATTGAACTGGGAGCCGGCGTCGGCCTGGTGGGACTGGCGGCGCTCTCCCTGGGATGGCGGGTGACCTTCAGCGACTACGACGAGACGGCGCTCGAACTCTGCCGGATCAACGCCACCGCGAACGGATTTCCCGAGGTCGGTACGCTCAACTTCGACTGGCGCGCTCCCATTGATCGGCAGTTCCCCGTCATCCTGGGCTGCGAGATCATTTACGACGCGCACACCCACGATGCCGTGCTGGACGTCATCGAACGCATGCTGCCGCCCGGCGGCGTCTGCTGGCTGGGAGATCCCGGCCGCAGCCAGGCGCCGCGGTTTGCGAAGAAGGCCGAGGACGCAGGCTTCCGAGTTCAGGTCCGCAACGAACAGGGCCTGCCGGACCCGGATGCATCGGTCGACGGATTCCGGATCTACGAACTTCGTCGCGTACCGGCCTGA
- a CDS encoding NfeD family protein — protein sequence MPTSRSLPAGKLARRLTLAAVVGLLVFSRLPIGVAQKPKPDGAELMPVARFITLKSPITDDSIAWVRRTGLELQDRAVREKRKAYLVLEFTPGNSQFHHVFGLADFLTSAALSNVTTVAWIPETVTGFNVVPALACNEIVMHPDAQLGDIGRGKALEPDQQAVVRAMVAKRRNRKVNEAVAQALMDPQATLVQLSVEPDAGTTEKRVVDQQEAERLLNTALVIKDRVTLKESGALGLFSGTTARNHDILVMQTVESRRELADVYGLPLETLREQRSPGTAEQVSLIEVRGEIEPVLESFLKRQIDRVIERGSKTIIFEIDSPGGFLWESRDMAMTIADLDERDIRTIAYIPDMALSGAAIIALGCDEIYMQPTAKIGDAGPIEIREGGQFERADEKVLSFLLEVMEELAERKGRPKAVAMAMADKEMAVFKVTHKTRGTVWYMTEDELHEAGDEWIKGRQVPESRDSLLLTLDGKRAHELKIAEQPVTDFAELKERVGIPLDVTPMKIGRTWIDSLVFLLNHGFVTGLLFFIGIICIYLELHFMTGLLGIVSAVCFALFFWSKVLGGTAGWLEVVLFMLGIACLAMEIFVIPGFGVFGVSGGLLIFAALIMASQTFGNLEPSRDFDQATETLKTLSASIVAVVVIAMILSRFLPRIPLFNEMFLTPPGMHEAATSDAPRLKHSLTHPGAELIGERGRTVTVLRPAGKAQVDNRLLDVVSDGPFIAEGSEIEVVHVTGNRVVVRQIV from the coding sequence ATGCCGACGTCACGATCGCTCCCGGCTGGAAAACTCGCGCGACGGCTGACTCTGGCCGCCGTCGTCGGTCTGCTTGTCTTCAGCCGACTTCCGATCGGAGTCGCGCAGAAGCCAAAACCGGACGGTGCCGAGCTGATGCCGGTCGCCCGGTTCATCACCCTCAAGAGCCCGATCACCGACGACTCGATTGCGTGGGTGCGGCGAACGGGACTGGAACTGCAGGACCGCGCCGTCCGCGAGAAGCGGAAGGCCTATCTGGTTCTCGAGTTCACACCAGGGAACAGCCAGTTTCACCACGTTTTCGGCCTGGCCGACTTTCTGACCTCGGCGGCTCTCTCGAACGTCACCACGGTGGCGTGGATCCCGGAAACGGTCACCGGTTTCAACGTGGTCCCCGCGCTGGCCTGCAACGAAATCGTAATGCATCCGGATGCGCAGCTGGGCGACATCGGTCGGGGCAAGGCACTCGAACCGGATCAGCAGGCCGTCGTCCGGGCCATGGTGGCCAAGCGACGCAACCGCAAGGTGAACGAAGCGGTCGCGCAGGCACTCATGGATCCGCAGGCCACCCTGGTGCAGCTCTCGGTCGAACCGGATGCAGGCACCACCGAGAAACGGGTCGTCGACCAGCAGGAAGCCGAGCGTCTGCTCAATACGGCCCTGGTGATCAAGGACCGCGTCACGCTCAAGGAGTCGGGGGCCCTGGGGTTGTTCTCGGGCACGACGGCCCGCAATCACGACATCCTCGTCATGCAGACCGTCGAGAGCCGACGCGAACTGGCCGACGTCTACGGCCTGCCACTCGAAACCCTTCGCGAACAACGGTCGCCCGGCACGGCCGAGCAGGTCAGCCTGATCGAGGTCCGCGGAGAGATCGAACCGGTTCTCGAGTCATTTCTCAAGCGACAGATCGACCGGGTCATCGAACGAGGCTCGAAGACGATCATCTTCGAAATCGATTCGCCCGGAGGTTTCCTCTGGGAAAGTCGCGACATGGCGATGACGATCGCCGATCTCGACGAGCGCGACATCCGCACGATCGCCTACATTCCCGACATGGCGCTCAGTGGTGCGGCCATCATTGCGCTGGGCTGCGACGAGATCTACATGCAGCCGACCGCCAAGATCGGCGACGCGGGCCCGATCGAGATCCGCGAGGGGGGACAGTTCGAACGGGCCGACGAGAAGGTTCTCAGCTTCCTGCTCGAAGTCATGGAAGAACTGGCCGAACGCAAAGGGCGTCCCAAGGCGGTCGCCATGGCCATGGCCGACAAGGAGATGGCCGTCTTCAAGGTGACGCACAAGACCCGCGGCACCGTGTGGTACATGACCGAAGACGAACTTCACGAGGCAGGGGACGAGTGGATCAAGGGACGTCAGGTGCCGGAATCGCGCGACAGCCTGCTGCTGACGCTCGACGGCAAGCGGGCGCATGAACTGAAGATTGCCGAACAGCCGGTCACGGACTTCGCCGAGCTGAAGGAACGCGTCGGCATTCCACTGGACGTCACACCGATGAAGATCGGCCGCACGTGGATCGACAGCCTCGTCTTCCTGCTCAATCACGGATTCGTGACCGGGCTGCTGTTCTTCATCGGCATCATCTGCATCTACCTCGAACTCCACTTCATGACGGGACTGCTGGGGATCGTCTCGGCGGTCTGCTTCGCACTGTTCTTCTGGAGCAAGGTTCTGGGAGGAACAGCCGGCTGGCTGGAGGTCGTCCTGTTCATGCTTGGGATTGCCTGCCTGGCGATGGAGATCTTCGTCATCCCGGGATTCGGCGTCTTCGGAGTCTCGGGAGGACTCCTGATCTTCGCCGCCCTGATCATGGCCAGTCAGACGTTCGGCAATCTCGAACCAAGTCGCGATTTCGACCAGGCCACGGAGACACTCAAGACGCTCAGCGCCTCGATCGTGGCGGTGGTGGTGATCGCCATGATCCTCAGTCGGTTCCTGCCGCGCATTCCGCTGTTCAACGAGATGTTTCTGACGCCGCCGGGAATGCACGAGGCAGCCACCTCCGACGCTCCCCGTCTGAAGCATTCACTCACGCACCCCGGTGCTGAACTGATCGGTGAACGGGGCCGCACGGTGACGGTGCTGCGTCCGGCCGGAAAGGCACAGGTGGACAACCGCCTGCTCGACGTCGTCAGTGACGGTCCCTTTATCGCAGAAGGAAGCGAGATCGAGGTCGTTCACGTCACCGGGAACCGGGTCGTGGTCCGCCAGATCGTCTGA
- the priA gene encoding replication restart helicase PriA yields MTEPRQQQLFEPPPEPTPWERAAEADQLIAEVVLNRPLTEVYHYLVPDALRSLLGPGQRVRIPFGRGNQLLTGYCVGFGEPGATNRRLKSIEAVVDRAPLVGEEMLKLTRWMGERYLCSWGQVLESVIPAGVKKQAGTREILHFVPAEGLSKQLDNLRLPRKQRAILEALCRSEQPMTIDELTAAASCGTAPLQALRDKQLVLPIRRRQETFEIDPTPVERQADLTLNAEQQQVLGEILGLLRNRQHETILLHGVTGSGKTEVYIQAIREVVDYGRQAIVLVPEISLTPQTIRRFRRRFETVAVLHSHLSDAERHWHWQRIAAGDVQVVVGARSAVFAPTPHLGLIVIDEEHETTFKQQTTPRYHAREVAQQRARQEKIPLVLGSATPTLESLWKAKQKEYHLCTLSKRVEQRPLPPVVTVDTRNDPKISRGHSLGRAMESSIRVALKDGGQVILFLNIRGFSPVLWCTRCAAGVKCPECDITLTWHKDRKKVVCHSCEHEADPPRRCPICEMPGMRFLGAGTQRLEEEVRAKFPEHRVLRMDSDSMKKPGSHDTALDAFRHGQVDILLGTQMIAKGLDFPNVTLVGVIDADTLLHQPDLRASERTFQLIAQVAGRTGRGERAGRVLVQTGCPDEPVIKFASRHDYLGFARHELRHRKDSMTPPFSQLARIVVRGSSEATVKGTIRGIAEQLRATISKSELPIRVIGPALAPIARLRGMHRFHLLLSTTDPMAIRTLWQAASPNLELPGDVELIIDVDPLDMR; encoded by the coding sequence TTGACGGAGCCACGGCAGCAACAACTCTTCGAGCCGCCCCCTGAACCGACACCCTGGGAGCGGGCCGCCGAAGCAGATCAGCTGATCGCCGAAGTCGTCCTGAATCGTCCCCTCACCGAGGTATACCACTACCTCGTCCCGGATGCCCTGCGCTCGCTGCTGGGGCCCGGTCAGCGAGTCAGGATTCCGTTCGGACGGGGCAACCAGTTGCTGACCGGTTACTGCGTCGGTTTCGGCGAACCGGGTGCGACGAACCGGCGACTGAAGTCAATTGAAGCGGTCGTGGACCGTGCACCGCTCGTCGGCGAGGAAATGCTCAAGCTGACCCGCTGGATGGGAGAGCGATATCTCTGCAGCTGGGGTCAGGTGCTCGAGTCGGTGATCCCGGCCGGCGTGAAGAAGCAGGCGGGAACCCGCGAGATTCTGCACTTCGTTCCTGCTGAAGGCCTCAGTAAGCAGCTCGACAATCTTCGTCTGCCCCGTAAGCAGCGAGCCATTCTGGAGGCCCTCTGCCGGTCTGAGCAACCGATGACGATCGACGAGTTGACGGCGGCCGCATCGTGCGGAACGGCGCCGCTCCAGGCGCTGCGGGACAAGCAACTGGTGCTGCCGATCCGTCGGCGACAGGAAACATTCGAGATCGATCCCACACCCGTCGAACGACAGGCCGACCTGACGCTCAATGCCGAGCAGCAGCAGGTCCTGGGCGAGATTCTCGGTCTGCTGCGCAACAGGCAGCACGAGACGATTCTGCTGCATGGCGTCACGGGAAGCGGCAAGACCGAAGTGTACATTCAGGCGATTCGGGAGGTCGTCGACTATGGCCGCCAGGCGATCGTGCTCGTCCCCGAAATCAGCCTCACGCCGCAGACGATCCGCCGTTTCCGCCGCCGGTTCGAAACGGTCGCCGTCCTGCACAGCCATCTCAGCGATGCCGAACGACACTGGCACTGGCAGCGGATTGCAGCCGGCGATGTCCAGGTCGTGGTCGGCGCCCGCAGTGCCGTCTTTGCGCCGACGCCGCACCTGGGGCTGATCGTCATCGACGAAGAGCACGAAACCACGTTCAAGCAGCAGACGACGCCCCGCTATCACGCACGCGAAGTCGCCCAGCAGCGAGCCCGGCAGGAGAAGATCCCGCTGGTCCTCGGTTCGGCCACTCCGACACTCGAATCCCTGTGGAAGGCGAAACAGAAAGAGTACCACCTGTGCACGCTGTCGAAACGGGTGGAGCAACGGCCACTGCCGCCGGTGGTCACCGTCGACACACGCAACGACCCGAAAATCTCCCGTGGCCACTCGCTGGGCCGCGCCATGGAGTCATCGATCCGCGTGGCACTGAAAGACGGAGGACAGGTCATCCTGTTCCTCAACATTCGCGGCTTCAGCCCGGTCCTGTGGTGCACGCGCTGCGCCGCCGGCGTCAAATGCCCCGAGTGCGACATCACGCTGACATGGCACAAGGATCGCAAGAAGGTCGTCTGCCACAGTTGCGAACACGAGGCCGATCCTCCCCGACGCTGCCCGATCTGCGAGATGCCCGGCATGCGTTTTCTCGGTGCAGGGACGCAGCGACTGGAAGAGGAGGTGCGGGCGAAGTTTCCCGAGCACCGTGTGTTGCGGATGGACAGCGACTCGATGAAGAAACCGGGCAGCCACGACACGGCACTGGATGCGTTTCGCCACGGGCAGGTCGACATTCTGCTCGGCACGCAGATGATCGCCAAGGGACTCGATTTTCCGAACGTCACCCTCGTGGGCGTGATTGACGCCGATACGCTCTTGCATCAGCCAGACCTGCGGGCGTCCGAACGAACCTTCCAGCTGATCGCCCAGGTGGCCGGTCGAACCGGGCGGGGAGAACGGGCCGGACGCGTTCTCGTGCAGACCGGCTGTCCGGACGAACCGGTCATCAAGTTCGCGTCGCGACACGACTATCTGGGGTTCGCCCGCCACGAACTGAGACACCGCAAGGATTCGATGACGCCTCCCTTCAGCCAGCTTGCCCGCATTGTCGTCCGTGGCAGCTCGGAAGCGACCGTGAAGGGGACGATCCGGGGGATTGCCGAGCAACTGCGAGCGACAATCTCGAAGAGCGAACTGCCGATCCGTGTCATTGGGCCAGCCCTGGCCCCGATTGCCCGGCTTCGCGGGATGCATCGATTCCACCTGCTGCTGTCGACGACCGATCCCATGGCGATCCGGACGCTCTGGCAGGCCGCCTCCCCGAACCTCGAGCTGCCGGGGGACGTCGAACTGATCATCGACGTCGATCCACTCGACATGCGTTGA